A region of the Echeneis naucrates chromosome 22, fEcheNa1.1, whole genome shotgun sequence genome:
caggaTGTTTCTAAGATAACGTCTCTAAATGCTAAAAGTTACTGCACCTATTCTGGTAGCTGTTCAATTAACGGAGTGACTTTTAATCGATGCTATTTATTGTAAAATGATCGATAATATCGACTACAGTATCTGAACTGACTCTGTCCTCATCTACGGTCAACAAGGcaagctaatgctaatgctaacggtTAGCCAAAGTATCATTGTTAAGTCCACAAAAAGTATTcctttatataattattattttttattgaaaaatatatGATGtttacaatataataaaaactataaacatacagtttattttgtttttatatatcacAGACATGTGAGTTTTTGTGGCAGGAATGATGTTCTGTATCTGTCCCTTCTGTGCAGTGTGTGGTGGAGAGGGTGATCAggattacatttatttccttaTATTTGCGTATTTATTCTCATAGTAAGGCGACAAAGTTCAGATAGGGGCCGAAAGCTGAACACCTTTACCTTCTGCAGGTGgagcagcgtgtgtgtgtttactccGCGATCTAAACAAAGTGAACAATATTAAACGTCATATTAAAAGGTATTATCTCATACTTTTCAGTGACTTTGAATTATTGTAGCAggtattttttatcatttaactCGTGACGGGGAcgtaattttattttatgttaattatttgttgttccagttatatttaataaattgtatttatttgggATTTCTTGTGAACGACGAGCCgtttttatttcctattttacttaatgttcatattttaaaatgcatttatttgtttttagattttttctgtgtttttgtaactGATGACGCGGTGGTGACGTCTCCTCACTTCCGGTCTCCACCCGTTGGCAGCCATGATGGTGGGtcactgtttctgtctttctgcctgtgtttgtttgtttgtttgtttgtgtgtgtctcctatGGCGGGCCCCGGTGAGCGGACCGCTGCTCCGCCGGTCGTGGGGCCGTTGTTGTCGGTGTGTCGGTGAACTAACGGCTCtgtgctctctgtgtctctgcagcaggaagggcTGGACGACGGACCCGACTTCCTCTCCGAGGAGGACCGGGGAGTGAGTGCTGACTgatacctgtctgtctgtctgtctgtctgtccgtgtAAAGCAGCTGATTGACTTTAGCTTGGTGCTACTAGCCGTTTCTGCTAACATTAGCTCCCCGTTAGCCTCGGTCAGCTGTGATTGAACCTGTTCTTCAGAGTCCAATCAGAGActctgatcctggaccagaATCAAGACAGAGACCGTGATCCGGTCTGGACATCGTTAGCTTCCCCTGCTAACAAGTGAACCACAGGCTAACCAACAGCTCACTGGTCTATATGAATTTAATGAGAAGGTTAAACATCAGAGTGTCACATGACCACACATACCCACaccttctccctgtctctgtaaACTGGATCATTCAGTCTGGTAGACAGGAACAGAGTGAGGCATATCCACTGGTTGGACTTTGGCTCAAAGTCTAAACTGACACGCTTTTTCTATCAAGTTTTTCTTAACAACAAACTGCgcagcacagaaataaacacgCATcgtaaaacacagcagaaggaAATTATGGAAAGATGCTGAGGATGAGCTGGAGGCGGCCCGGTCTCATTTCTACCCCGGATTCCACCCAAGCAGTCTGTAACAGACCAAATATTTGTCCCTGTGAAGGTGCAGGAGCCCGGTTGGCCTAGATTCGTCTCTGCCCCCAGGGGAAGGGGTTGAAGGATCAGGTCAACAGTTAGTTCCTGCTGAATTGATTCCATTTCCATTGAtctcatgatgatgatgatgctgatttCTATGATCTATCCCCTACAGGCTGAGCAGCTCAGTTTCaacacatttacaaatatatttacacacgAAAATGACCAACTCATTTTCAATAACTtgacttttttaaaatgttggatACATGACATTTAAACCTCATAACGTCAGATGATATTTTTAAAGCAATATTATTTAGTCTTTTAAATTTCATCCATAGATTTAGATCTAGAAAATCCAAAAGACTGACCACATCCTGCTTCTATTCTTTATATATTGGCTCAGGGTCTATGAATGTGAATGTCAGTTATATTTAAGCCTCTCTGGATTGAAActttgttgctttgtgtgtttcaatcactttaaatttgacattttacattttaactgatATTTTGTCAGAGATATCACTGAGGCCAGAGTTGCTTTTATAAAAACTGATCCAGTGGATAGTCCTGTGCTTGAGCAGAGGGTGCAATGCATTATGggatgtgttgtttgtgtgttttacagccGCGAGCGGTGAATGTGGATCTGCAGACAGATGCCACGCTCCAGGTTGACATTTCTGATGCcctgagtgagagagacaaggTCAAGTTCACTGTCCACACCAAGGTGAGAGATGTAGGGAGAGACTGTACCTGTCCAGGTGTTGGTGCTGGTCACAGCTAGCCAATCAGTCCCTCAAAATAACTGCTTTGTGGTGTCCTGTAGTGGACAATAATCATCACACCTTGGAAACCTCAGCACAACCCAACACAGACTCTGATTGTTTATGAAGCTGAACGCATGTCCATGTTCTGTGAGTGACTCGAATCGAGTCACATGACTCTTGTGCCCACAGAGCACGCTCCCAAACTTCAAGCAGAACGAGTTCTCTGTGGTTCGACAGCATGAGGAGTTTATCTGGCTGCACGACTCATTTGTGGAAAATGAAGACTACGCAGGATACATTGTAAGAACAGCACTGACATAATATAACTGTTTCTACTTACAAAGACAACGCAGAGCAGTCCAGGGTTGGTTTTCAGTGGGATCCAGGATCAGGCTAGTTTGAATCTGATGCTGCATTGGTCTGAATTTGCATTAATCATTTTTCACTGACTGAAGTTTAAATAAAGCTTTGGTTCATATCTGGAATAAGCTGCTAAGTGAGTGCACATTATTATGAAGCAAAGTAAAGTTGAGAATCTGACAAAGATCTGAATTATTGGTTGATATTGATTGCTAGATCTTAGAGCTCCTCATCCAGAACTCTGGGCTTTAAGGACCTCCAGATTAGTCTTTGGCAGCATTCAGTCATTTGTAATTAATGAGCATTCATTATCATGAATGAATTTGATCTGCTCCTGCTGAAGTCAGGAACCAGGTCCAGACTGGAGCTGGTCTTTACTGGAACCTGGAAGCAGATTATGGGAAAAAACCAACCTGGTAATCAGTGTCCCAGTCTGAGTGTAGTGGCTGATGTTCCTGCAGATCCCCCCCGCACCCCCAAGACCAGACTTCGATGCATCCAGGGAAAAGCTGCAGAAGCTGGGGGAGGGAGAAGGATCCATGACCAAGGAGGAGTTCACTAAGATGAAGCAGGAGCTGGAGGCGTGAGTCTGCACTAACTGACTGACTCACTCAGTCAGAATCGGTGAGCTCCCTGCCCTCCACTTACTCCTGTGTGTCTTCTCTCAGAGAGTACCTGGCCATCTTCAAGAAGACCGTCGCTATGCATGAGGTCTTCCTGTGTCGTGTGGCGGCTCATCCTGTCCTCAGGAAAGACCTGAATTTCCATGTCTTCCTGGAGTACAACCAGGACGTGAGTAACGCACTCCAAATGTCTGACAGTCAGAGCGGAACTGAAGAACAAACTGAGACACACATTGAATTTTTCCTATTCTAGATAAAAACTCTAAACCAAAATAATCAAAGAAAAGTTGGGGCTTATCGAACAGCTGATTGTGCAGTTTATGGAGAAAAACATGTCTCTGACTTGAGATGTCACCAGTCTGAACGACCTCAGACACTGAACTTTGTGCTTGTTTATAACATGTGTTTTGTTGCAGCTCCTGTGCTCCCAGGTTGTTATTGTTATGTAACTTTTGACCACCTCTCTTTAACAGCTGAGTGTTCGGGGGAAGAACAAGAAGGAGAAACTGGAGGATTTCTTCAAGAATGTGGTGAAAtctgctgatggtgtcctgGTGGCCGGAGTCAAGGTGACAAACAATCCAAcagtgtctgtctctctctctctctctctctctctctctctttctgtctgtctctgtctcttgttagactgaagtgtttttgtctctaCCTCAGGATGTGGATGATTTCTTTGAGCATGAGAAAACGTTCCTGTTAGAATATCACAACAGAGTGAAAGACGCCTCGGCCAAATCTGATAAAATGATTCGCTCACACAAAAGTAAGAATTGTTCAGATATTCTCCGGGTTGtcatttaacttttcttttcaggTCAATTGTCAGAGAGATGCAGTGAATCATGGTGTCttttaaattgtgttaaaaagttagtgtgtgcgcgcgtgtgtgtgtatatgcttGCGTGGACAGGCGCTGCAGATGACATCAACAGAATCGCCTCATCTCTCTACACATTAGGAACGCAGGACTCCACAGATCTTTGCAAGTATGAGTCTCTTCTGAAGCTTCTCACGTTTTTGTGTTTCGTCCGTCTCAGTGCAATCaaactctgtttctgtttcaggttCTTCCTGAAGGTGTCTGAGCTGTTTGAGAAGACGAGGGTATGTTTGGAGCTTATGTCCTATCTTTCTTCAGCAACACTCATTCTGGAACGACGCTGTTTGACTGACAGGCCTGCTATGTTtaagtttgagtttgagtttacTTCCTCAGTAGTTGAATCTGGCCTTTTGCgtttctgttttattgctttGCAGAAAATCGAAGCTCGAGTTGCAGCAGATGAAGATCTGAAACTTGCTGACCTCCTGAAATATTATCTGAGAGAGTCACAGGCAGCGAAGGTTGGTCTCTTCCTGTCTTACTTACACTTTTTGAGTTAAACTGAGCTGAACAGCTCAAACTCACTCCATCATATTTTTGACACTGCAGGACCTGCTGTATCGGAGGAGCCGGGCTCTGGTGGACTACGAGAACGCTAACAAGGCTCTGGATAAAGCACGGGCCAAAAACAGAGATGTCCTGCAGGCTGAGACCAGCCAGCAGCTCTGCTGCCACAAGTTTGAGAAGATCTCAGAGTCTGCCAAGCAAGGTCAGGACCCAATACTTGTTTACTactcctgacctttgacccttgaTCAGATCTGTTTCAGTGGACTGAAGTTGGCATCCTGTCATCAGTCTGTACACTCCTAGTTTATATTAATGTGCTCCACGTGAGGAAGACTATTTTTAATGGAGGCAGCAGAGACATCAGTTGACTCTGAATCAGCCTCAGACAGATTCATATCCAGCAGACTGGTTCAGACTGATTCAGACCTGCATTAACAACAGGTAATCCAATCACAAGAGGACAGCTTTCATGATCTGGTCCAGACCACATCAGAGAGTCTGGAGCACGTAGTAAGAACTGATGTCTGATCAGTGTCTGCTTCATGAAGAACCAAAATCTTTTACTGGTTCAAACGGATAAAACTTTATTCCTCTGTGGAGCTGTGGACAGAGTAGGGACtcactttgacctttaacctttccttctgaatgcagagCTCATAGACTTCAAGACGAGACGAGTGGCAGCGTTCAGGAAGAACCTGGTGGAGCTGGCAGAGCTGGAGCTCAAACATGCCAAGGTACAGGAagcctgatccaggaccagacGCAGCTTGTTCACTTCATTCACACTTAGTTTCACAAACAAGTAGAAAACAGGAATTAATCCTCAATTTAACCCTGAAAAGACCCAAACAACTTGATCCAAACAGCAGATTAATGTGTTGAACCTGATCCAGGAAGTCGCCAAGTCACATGACATCAGCAGTGTTAGAACGGAACACTTtaagtattttttaatttatcctTAGCTCAGGGACCTGAGGCTGTTCCACTTTTAGATCCAAGTGTATACCTGTGTTTGACTCCGCCCCCTTTCACCTGCAGGGAAACCTCCAGCTTCTGCAGAGCTGTCTTGGTGTCCTCAAAGGAAATACTTAACTGTACAATGCCACCTACTTCCAACTGGACACTCCCTTcgccaccccaccccctccccagCTGGACTCGTCCACCACAGGGCGGAGCCTGGACAAATGGTCGGATGACACCGAGAACTCCAGAccacagagagaacagagagttAACTGACAGGAAGTCTGTCATCTTCATCGCCAACCAGACACCAACCTCTTCATCATTTTCACCCTCATAGTCCTCCTTTCCCTGCCTCTGTTCCCCTGTACTGGTCTCACTGGTCCAGAATCAGTCCTGTAGCACCTGTACTGGTCCCACTGGTCCGGAATCAGTCCTGTAGCACCTGCACTGGTCCCACTGGTCCGGAATGAGACCTGTAGCACCTGCACTGGTCCCACTGGTCCGGAATGAGACCTGTAGCACCTGTACTGGTCCCACTGGTCCTGAATCTGTCCTGTAGTACCTGTACTGGTCCCACTGGTCCGTATTCAGTCCAGCAGAACCTGTACTGGTCCCACTGGTCCGTATTCAGTCCAGCAGAACCTGTACTGGTCCCACTGGTCCGGAATCTGTCCTGTAGTACCTGTACTGGTCCCACTGGTCCGTATTCAGTCCAGCAGAACCTGTACTGGTCTTACTGGTCCAGTAGACCCAGCTGGGTTAGTGTGGTGAAGGATAAAAAATGACCAGTCTGGCTCCAGTCACATTTAGGTGAAACAGGGACTGGGTATCAAATCCTGGAGCTGGTTCAGAACCTCAGTGTCTGTGCTGAACCCAACTCAGACCAGACTTGACACCCAGCACAGATCCTATAGACCAGGTCAGCAGGAACTGGTCCCAGCTGGTCTCCATCCTGCAGCAACCTCCATCTTACCGAGTTGATCTCTGAGTCCTGATTCCAGGTTTTCTGTAAAGGCGGGAAGTTGTGGAACAGACTGAGGTCATATGGTCTTCATGACGTTGAGGGAACAAaccagcaaagaagaaaaatgtttttaatgtaagGACTTGATGAGGTGGAAGTTTggtttctcctgctgcttctgtcGTTCCCTTCATCTTCACTCTTCAGTTCTCTGTCTTATTTTGacggggtgtgtgtgttggggtggggA
Encoded here:
- the snx6 gene encoding sorting nexin-6, with protein sequence MMQEGLDDGPDFLSEEDRGPRAVNVDLQTDATLQVDISDALSERDKVKFTVHTKSTLPNFKQNEFSVVRQHEEFIWLHDSFVENEDYAGYIIPPAPPRPDFDASREKLQKLGEGEGSMTKEEFTKMKQELEAEYLAIFKKTVAMHEVFLCRVAAHPVLRKDLNFHVFLEYNQDLSVRGKNKKEKLEDFFKNVVKSADGVLVAGVKDVDDFFEHEKTFLLEYHNRVKDASAKSDKMIRSHKSAADDINRIASSLYTLGTQDSTDLCKFFLKVSELFEKTRKIEARVAADEDLKLADLLKYYLRESQAAKDLLYRRSRALVDYENANKALDKARAKNRDVLQAETSQQLCCHKFEKISESAKQELIDFKTRRVAAFRKNLVELAELELKHAKGNLQLLQSCLGVLKGNT